Below is a window of Mucilaginibacter ginkgonis DNA.
GGCCACCGGTTTGTTTTTTGTAAGTTTCGCGGTGTTGGGTAGTACCTGTAATTGCTTCTTTGTAAGCCACTTGCGGCGCGCCTTGGTTAACCTCAACTTTAAACTCGCGTTTCAAACGGTCCATGATGATATCAAGGTGAAGCTCGCCCATACCTGAAATTACGGTTTGGCCGGTTTCTTCGTCAGAGTTTACGCGGAAGGTTGGATCCTCTTCTGCCAGTTTACCCAATGCAAGGCCTAATTTATCAACGTCGGCTTGTGTTTTTGGCTCGATAGCCAAACCGATAACCGGCTCCGGGAATACCATCGACTCTAACACTACAGGGTGTTTTTCGTCGCAAAGAGTGTCACCTGTTTTGATGTCCTTAAAGCCTACAACAGCAGCAATATCACCTGCACCTACGTTAGGTATAGGGTTTTGCTTGTTAGCATGCATCTGGAATATACGTGATATACGCTCTTTGTTGTCAGAACGCATGTTGTGTACATAAGAACCCGCGTCAAGGTTACCCGAGTAAACGCGGATAAAGCATAAGCGGCCCACAAACGGGTCTGTAGCGATCTTAAACGCCAAAGCAGCAAACGGCTCTTTAACATCCGGTTTGATCATTACTTCGGCACCTGTTTCCGGGTTTGTACCAACAACACCTTTTGAATCAAGCGGCGAAGGCAATAGCTCCATCACATAATCAAGCATGGTTTGTACACCCTTGTTCTTGAAAGAAGAACCGCAAGTCATCGGAACGATCTTGCCAGCCAACGTAGCCTGGCGTAAAGCGTCAAGCACTTCGCGCTCTGTGATAGTAGTAGGATCATCAAAGAATTTCTCCATCAATGTATCATCGTACTCAGCTACTGCTTCCAGCAATTTCTCTCTCCACTCGGTAGCTTCGTCTATCAGATCATCAGGGATGGGCACTTCGGTAAAGGTCATACCTTTATCGTGCTCGTTCCAAACCACACCACGGAAGTTGATCAAGTCAACCACACCTTTAAAGCCGTCTTCAGCACCGATAGGGATCTGCAATGGCACAGCGTGGCTGCCCAGCATGTCGCGCACTTGCTTAACAACTTTTAAGAAGTCGGCACCAGAGCGGTCCATTTTATTAACGAAACCAATACGTGGTACGTTGTAGTTGTTGGCAAGGCGCCAGTTAGTTTCAGATTGAGGCTCAACACCATCAACAGCAGAGAAAAGGAATACCAAACCGTCTAATACGCGCAGCGAGCGGTTTACCTCTACGGTAAAATCCACGTGGCCCGGGGTATCAATAACGTTTACCTGGTATTTGCTGCCGCGATAGTTCCAGAATACGGTAGTAGCAGCAGAGGTAATGGTAATACCACGCTCCTGCTCCTGTGCCATCCAGTCCATTGTTGCAGCACCTTCGTGTACCTCGCCTATTTTGTGGCTAACGCCCGCATAGTAAAGGATACGCTCTGTTGTAGTGGTTTTACCGGCATCAATGTGGGCGGCAATACCTATGTTTCTTGTGTATTTAAGATCTCTTGACATAATATTTTTTTGATTTCTCTGATTATTTAATGATTACACCGATAAATCAATGGTTTCATCAACTTATCGGTGCAATCTTATTTTAATCGGTGTAATCTTTTGTTTAGAAACGGAAATGCGAGAACGCTTTGTTGGCCTCGGCCATTTTGTGCGTATCTTCTTTCTTTTTAACAGCAGCACCTTCGCCTTTGCTTGCAGAGATGATCTCGCCGGCAAGTTTCTCCATCATGGTTTTCTCACCACGGCGGCGTGCATAGCTGATAAGCCATTTCATACCCAAAGCCACTTTACGCTCCGGACGAACTTCTGTAGGTACCTGGAAGTTAGCACCACCCACACGGCGGCTTTTAACTTCAACGGCAGGCATTACATTGTTCAAAGCTTTTTTCCAGGTATCTAACCCGTTTTCGCTGGTTTTTTTCTCTACAATGTCAACTGCGTTGTAGAATATGCTGTAAGCGGTAGATTTTTTACCGTCATACATCATGTTATTTACAAACCTGGTTACCAAAACATCATTGAATTTTGGATCAGGAAGAAGGATTCTCTTTTTTGGTTTCGACTTTCTCATTGTATACTATCCTCCTATTAATTATTTCTTTTTACCTTTTGCAGGTGCGGCAGCTGCCTGGCCTGGTTTAGGGCGTTTAGTACCATATTTACTACGGCGTTGGTTACGGCCGTTAACACCTGATGTATCTAATGCACCACGGATAATGTGGTAACGTACACCCGGTAAATCTTTAACCCTGCCACCGCGGATCAACACGATAGAGTGCTCCTGAAGGTTGTGGCCTTCACCAGGGATGTAGGCATTCACCTCTTTACCATTGGTTAAACGTACACGCGCAACCTTGCGCATTGCTGAGTTTGGTTTCTTAGGGGTAGTGGTGTATACACGGGTACACACGCCTCTTCGCTGTGGACAGCTGTCCAACGCTGGTGACTTACTCTTGTCTTCCAGAGCTACTCTACCTTTTCTAACTAATTGCTGAATAGTAGGCATTCTTTGCTTTTTCTTTTTACAGTTTTATCCTTATTTTAAGGACTGCAAAAGTACGAAGTTCTATTTTGATTTTCAAGGGGTTTGGTAAAGTTTTTTGCAGATGTGTTTAAGCAGCAGTTGCAAGTGGCTTTGGCAGGATTATCAATAGGTTAAGTAATTATAAAAATTACTGTGTGAACTTGCGCGTCATTGCGAAGAACGTAATGATGAAGCAATCCCAAATATGTGGCTTCAAAAAAGAATAGTTGTTTATTGAATTAGCTACTAATTGATGAAAAGCTTTCTTTGGGCGTTCCCCTCGTTGGCTCGGGTCAGGCTATCCGCTGTATCTGCTGCGCAGGATGCCGCTCCTATCCTTAACGCAAATATTATCGACAATGGTAGCACTGTATTGACATAACCGAAAAATGCGGCATCAGTCTGTGCGGGAACCACAATTATTGAAAACAGCAGTAACGTTGTAGCACAGGGTGCAGCCGCGAGTTTTTTGGTTACTTTTTTGACGGCCAAAAAGTAACAAGCCTTAGCGGCGACTTAGCGCTTAAGGAGCATGTCCTTTCAGATGCTTCACCCTTTTCAGCACAACAAAACAGCTGGAAGTTATAAACTAATATTCTGTTCATTCTAAAATCCTGTAAATTCGGGTTCAGACAATTACATTTGATCATGCAGCCACTTATAGATTTACCCAAGTTACTAGCATTAGACAAAACGACAACCGTGATCGTCGACGTGCGCGGGGGCGCTGACGCGCACGAACGCTATCAGCAAAGCCATCTGGATGGCGCCGTATTTGCCAGCCTCGATGATGATCTTGCCTTGCATCCTGAAGACGCCGCCTTCGGCGGGCGCCATCCCCTGCCGTCGACTAAAGATTTTGCCGACTTGTTAACCAGGCTTGGCATCACTCCGGACACACATGTGGTGATCTATGACGATAAAGCTAATGCCA
It encodes the following:
- the fusA gene encoding elongation factor G yields the protein MSRDLKYTRNIGIAAHIDAGKTTTTERILYYAGVSHKIGEVHEGAATMDWMAQEQERGITITSAATTVFWNYRGSKYQVNVIDTPGHVDFTVEVNRSLRVLDGLVFLFSAVDGVEPQSETNWRLANNYNVPRIGFVNKMDRSGADFLKVVKQVRDMLGSHAVPLQIPIGAEDGFKGVVDLINFRGVVWNEHDKGMTFTEVPIPDDLIDEATEWREKLLEAVAEYDDTLMEKFFDDPTTITEREVLDALRQATLAGKIVPMTCGSSFKNKGVQTMLDYVMELLPSPLDSKGVVGTNPETGAEVMIKPDVKEPFAALAFKIATDPFVGRLCFIRVYSGNLDAGSYVHNMRSDNKERISRIFQMHANKQNPIPNVGAGDIAAVVGFKDIKTGDTLCDEKHPVVLESMVFPEPVIGLAIEPKTQADVDKLGLALGKLAEEDPTFRVNSDEETGQTVISGMGELHLDIIMDRLKREFKVEVNQGAPQVAYKEAITGTTQHRETYKKQTGGRGKFADIQIVISPSDEGKDGLQFVNEITGGAIPREFIPSVEKGFAASMSNGVLAGYPLQNMKVRLIDGSFHAVDSDALSFEIAAKSAYREALVKCKPVLLEPIMKIEILTPEENMGDVIGDMNRRRGQLLGMDTRAGSQVIKATVPLSEMFGYVTQLRTITSGRATSTMEFDHYAEAPRNVQDEVVAKSKGRVKGAIA
- the rpsL gene encoding 30S ribosomal protein S12, translating into MPTIQQLVRKGRVALEDKSKSPALDSCPQRRGVCTRVYTTTPKKPNSAMRKVARVRLTNGKEVNAYIPGEGHNLQEHSIVLIRGGRVKDLPGVRYHIIRGALDTSGVNGRNQRRSKYGTKRPKPGQAAAAPAKGKKK
- the rpsG gene encoding 30S ribosomal protein S7, which gives rise to MRKSKPKKRILLPDPKFNDVLVTRFVNNMMYDGKKSTAYSIFYNAVDIVEKKTSENGLDTWKKALNNVMPAVEVKSRRVGGANFQVPTEVRPERKVALGMKWLISYARRRGEKTMMEKLAGEIISASKGEGAAVKKKEDTHKMAEANKAFSHFRF